A segment of the Terriglobia bacterium genome:
GTCCCATCAGTAGCTTGCCCCACTGCCAGCTTGTCTCTCTGTTGCCGGAGTAAATCCACTCAATCCTGTGCTCCATGAGCTCCAGTTGTTCCTGCAGCGTCATGCCCTTCAATCCGTGCAGCTCGCGGGCATTGCTGGCAATAAAGACGGCCCATCTGTGCTCGTGATTCCCGAATATGTAGACGATGCGCGCCTTCTGAAACCGCTTGCGCAGGCGCACCAGGAAGTCCCGCGTGCCTTTTAACTCCGAGGAGAGTTTGCCTTTCTCGTGGAGCGCCGGACTCTTGTCAAACTTTGAGATTTCCCAGCAATCCGTGGCGTCGCCGTTGATCACGATCAGATCCGGAGCCAGCTCGTCGGCAATGCCCAGGGCGACCTCAATGGCCCGGTCGTTCTGCCAAGGGAAGTGAAGATCACCGAGGACGAAGGATGTCTCGTAGTCTGCTGACGTATGACGTTTGATGCAGCACCCCCTTTGAAGTGTTCGAAAGCCTGGCGAGGGCAGCGGGGAGGTGCCCTCGCCGTGTGCAACTGCGCCGCTGGCTTTATCGCCTGAGCTGGACTGAAAATGCCAGGGCCGGCGTCCCATTTGAAACCGGAGCTACGACTGCAGCAGGTGAGCCATGGTTGAACGTGTTCGCGTAGGCGCGACCGGCGAAATAAGCCGTTGCCACGGCCAATGCGATGTTGATGGGCTTCACGGTTCGAGGGAAGTAATGCCGGATGGTATAGGCAACGAAAATGCTGCCGCCGGCAATCCCGAGCCTCTGTGCTGGGGTGATCGCGTACTCCCGACCAACGAGCGAGAATCGCCAGTCGGTTTTGGCATCAGCCACATTGGAAAGCAGGAAAGCCGCCGGTGCGATGTTGCTCGGGTCGCTGATCACGTCCCAGACGCCCCCGGTGTTCGTTTGCGCCGCCGTCGGTTGATTCTGGCCTTGGGCCATCAAGGGCAGGGCGCACAGAATGCACGCAATGATCAGCACGAAGATACTTCTTTTCATTCATGACCTCCTTCGGTCTTGGTTTTGATGACGGGCCCGTGGGCGCCGTCGTTGTGGTTATTGGTTACCAGGGCGATCAGCGCCCCGAGAATTCCTGAGAAGGCGTCCTCGATGCGAATGACGATCTCCTGGGAAACGTTCCAATGGGCGAGAATCACGATGGTCGCGCCGGCAGCGACGAAGAGCGCTGCGAGCATTACCTTGTCGAAATTCGAGCGGAGGAGCCCGCGCCAGGTGAAATCCTGCATTTCGACCTCATTTCAAAATAGAAAAACCCG
Coding sequences within it:
- a CDS encoding metallophosphoesterase, whose translation is MGRRPWHFQSSSGDKASGAVAHGEGTSPLPSPGFRTLQRGCCIKRHTSADYETSFVLGDLHFPWQNDRAIEVALGIADELAPDLIVINGDATDCWEISKFDKSPALHEKGKLSSELKGTRDFLVRLRKRFQKARIVYIFGNHEHRWAVFIASNARELHGLKGMTLQEQLELMEHRIEWIYSGNRETSWQWGKLLMGHFDAVSKHSGYTAKNLLDSKGISLIQNHTHRGGSSFKRLWDRDVVAYENFCLCDRNPAYVDHPNWQLGFSIVYKDKKSDCFSVEQHPIVEIVNGDRITLKAFFNGTFHVN